The Klebsiella sp. RHBSTW-00484 genome includes a window with the following:
- the marR gene encoding multiple antibiotic resistance transcriptional regulator MarR, giving the protein MKSTSDLFNEMIPLGRLIQMVNQQKDRLLNDYLSPMDITSTQFRVLCSIRCEVCITPVELKTVLSVDPGAMTRMLDRLVCKGWIERLPNPTDKRGVLVQLTADGAALCEHCHQVVGQKLHQELTKNLSADEVVTLEYLLKKVLP; this is encoded by the coding sequence GTGAAAAGTACGAGCGACCTGTTTAACGAAATGATCCCCCTTGGTCGCTTGATCCAGATGGTTAACCAGCAGAAAGATCGCCTGCTCAACGACTACCTCTCACCGATGGATATTACGTCCACCCAGTTTCGGGTGCTCTGTTCCATTCGTTGCGAAGTGTGTATTACCCCCGTTGAGCTTAAAACCGTGCTCTCGGTCGACCCAGGCGCAATGACGCGCATGCTTGACCGTCTGGTCTGTAAGGGCTGGATTGAACGGTTACCCAACCCCACTGACAAGCGCGGCGTACTGGTGCAGCTAACAGCAGACGGCGCAGCACTTTGTGAGCATTGTCATCAGGTTGTGGGTCAGAAATTGCACCAGGAACTAACAAAAAATCTGTCGGCAGATGAAGTGGTCACTCTTGAGTATTTG